Proteins encoded together in one Campylobacter peloridis LMG 23910 window:
- a CDS encoding threonine/serine exporter family protein produces MIDYSSILWDMFFAALTGFGFAYICNPPFKTLILSALLAAIAHGLRFTLMGYFGFQTLAIATFIASFSIGCLGLILAKIFKTPAEIIAFPALIPMIPGIYAYKAILYLISFIRSENINEKTNFLIQFFDYFFTTLSVTLALAIGVSVTLLLFFEQSFMMTRSIKKKNHN; encoded by the coding sequence ATGATTGATTATTCTTCTATACTTTGGGATATGTTTTTTGCGGCTTTAACAGGATTTGGTTTTGCTTATATATGCAATCCTCCATTTAAAACCCTTATACTTTCAGCTTTATTAGCTGCTATTGCTCATGGATTACGCTTTACTCTTATGGGCTACTTTGGATTTCAAACTTTGGCGATTGCTACTTTTATTGCCTCTTTTAGTATAGGATGTTTAGGCTTGATTTTAGCAAAAATTTTTAAAACCCCTGCCGAGATTATTGCTTTTCCAGCGCTTATTCCTATGATACCTGGAATTTATGCTTATAAAGCTATTTTGTATTTGATTTCTTTCATACGATCTGAAAATATAAATGAAAAAACTAATTTTTTAATACAATTTTTTGACTATTTTTTTACAACACTTTCAGTAACATTAGCTTTAGCAATAGGTGTTAGCGTTACATTGCTTTTATTTTTTGAACAAAGTTTTATGATGACAAGAAGTATTAAAAAGAAAAATCACAATTAA
- a CDS encoding DedA family protein: MLGDIIDFLLTLAKDWGYWGIIFLMFVESSFFPFPSEVVMIPAGYLAHQNELNFWLCLFCGTFGALLGALLNYYLCYFLGRNIVLKICKYFGVNEAKFTKFEEFFNKHGEISTFSGRLIPGLRQYISLPAGLARMNLKKFIFYTSLGAGIWCLILLILGYILGKNEDLIKEYLHLVIIACIVFTGAILVIYFYIQKRKNNTIS; this comes from the coding sequence ATGCTTGGTGATATTATTGATTTTTTACTTACACTTGCAAAAGATTGGGGTTATTGGGGAATTATTTTTCTTATGTTTGTAGAAAGTTCCTTTTTTCCTTTTCCTAGTGAAGTGGTAATGATACCTGCTGGATACTTAGCTCATCAAAATGAACTTAATTTTTGGCTATGTTTGTTTTGCGGAACTTTCGGAGCACTTTTAGGAGCTTTACTAAATTATTATTTATGTTATTTTTTAGGACGCAATATAGTTTTGAAAATATGCAAATATTTTGGGGTTAATGAAGCAAAATTTACCAAATTTGAAGAGTTTTTCAACAAACATGGGGAAATATCCACTTTTAGTGGAAGATTAATCCCTGGTTTAAGACAATATATCTCCCTACCCGCTGGACTTGCAAGAATGAATTTAAAAAAATTTATATTTTACACAAGTTTAGGAGCTGGAATTTGGTGTTTAATTTTACTCATACTAGGATATATTTTAGGTAAAAATGAAGATTTAATCAAAGAATATTTACATTTAGTTATCATTGCTTGCATTGTCTTTACTGGAGCGATTTTAGTTATTTATTTTTACATTCAAAAAAGGAAAAATAATACCATAAGTTAA
- a CDS encoding threonine/serine ThrE exporter family protein: protein MKKPSIQNLTNFLIDYISVFLSAGTYTARVSKCVGRIANAYGYEINMNFFFHHTTLNIFDKDDNSIQRTYIIPNKHNHINFKLILELSALSWQIHDHRFNLEEAKESFNRLIQTKKTPFFASLLLVSIANSAFCKLFGGDFYGCLFVFLATLIGFSLRVLFTKIKIDLRIQYILCSFLSSFIVFFGVDLKLIQEASVALGSSILYLIPGVYFINSIIDILKDHILMGLSRIISVVILVCCIAIGIYTTLSISDFGILR from the coding sequence ATGAAAAAACCATCTATTCAGAATTTAACTAATTTTTTAATTGACTATATCAGTGTTTTTTTAAGTGCAGGAACATACACAGCAAGAGTTTCAAAATGTGTTGGAAGAATAGCTAATGCTTATGGTTATGAAATTAATATGAATTTTTTCTTCCATCATACCACACTAAATATTTTTGATAAAGATGATAATTCCATACAAAGAACTTACATTATACCTAATAAACACAATCATATTAACTTTAAACTTATTTTAGAACTTAGCGCATTAAGTTGGCAAATTCATGATCATCGATTTAATCTTGAAGAAGCCAAAGAATCTTTTAACAGGCTAATTCAAACTAAAAAAACTCCTTTTTTTGCTAGTTTATTATTAGTATCTATTGCAAATTCAGCTTTTTGCAAACTTTTTGGTGGAGACTTTTATGGGTGCTTATTTGTTTTTTTAGCCACTTTAATAGGATTTAGTTTAAGAGTTTTATTTACTAAAATAAAAATTGATTTAAGAATCCAATACATTCTTTGTTCTTTTTTATCTTCTTTTATTGTATTTTTTGGAGTAGATTTAAAACTCATACAAGAAGCAAGCGTTGCTTTGGGTTCTAGTATATTATATTTAATACCTGGAGTTTATTTTATAAATTCTATTATTGATATTTTAAAAGATCATATACTAATGGGACTTAGTCGTATTATTAGTGTGGTGATATTAGTTTGTTGTATTGCTATTGGAATTTATACTACATTAAGTATTAGTGATTTTGGAATTTTAAGATGA
- a CDS encoding peptidyl-prolyl cis-trans isomerase B codes for MLKKIDTKNAKKYNFAIISTEKGDMKLELFPDEAPQTVCNFANLANDGFYDELVFHRVIPNFVIQGGCPYGIGSGGPGYEIECECDDQKHKHLRGSLSMAHAGRDTGGSQFFICHSPQPHLDGVHTIFGQISPEDKESLEVLDSIRAGDKIKTIQILEKL; via the coding sequence ATGCTTAAAAAAATCGACACAAAAAATGCCAAAAAATACAATTTTGCTATCATTAGCACCGAAAAAGGTGACATGAAATTAGAATTATTTCCTGATGAAGCACCGCAAACTGTGTGCAATTTTGCTAATTTAGCTAATGATGGTTTTTATGATGAACTTGTTTTTCACCGCGTGATTCCAAATTTTGTTATACAAGGTGGCTGTCCTTATGGTATAGGCTCAGGTGGCCCTGGCTATGAAATAGAATGTGAATGCGACGATCAAAAACACAAACACTTAAGAGGAAGTCTATCTATGGCTCACGCAGGGAGAGATACTGGTGGATCACAATTTTTCATTTGCCATAGTCCACAACCTCATTTGGATGGAGTGCATACTATTTTTGGACAAATAAGTCCCGAAGACAAAGAAAGCTTAGAGGTATTAGATAGCATTAGAGCAGGAGATAAAATCAAAACTATCCAAATTTTAGAAAAACTTTAA
- a CDS encoding GNAT family N-acetyltransferase: MIRKARKDDAKKCIQLLALAMDHFIYKLSGYNEHQKAIEVLENFFTQENNRLSYENICVYEEDNEILGAICFYDGALADELDRPLNEHLKLLGINEKVLKECENEFYLDSICVDEKARGKGIAKKLIEYAFNEALKNDKKLSLIVEDENINAKILYEKMGFKFIKNKIFHSHKYEYREKGE, from the coding sequence GTGATCAGAAAAGCTAGAAAAGATGATGCCAAAAAATGCATACAATTACTTGCTTTAGCAATGGATCATTTTATTTATAAACTTAGTGGTTACAATGAACATCAAAAAGCCATAGAGGTTTTAGAAAATTTTTTCACTCAAGAAAATAATCGTTTAAGTTATGAAAATATATGCGTTTATGAAGAAGATAATGAAATTTTAGGTGCGATTTGTTTTTATGATGGGGCTTTGGCAGATGAGTTAGATAGGCCTTTAAATGAGCATTTAAAGCTTTTAGGAATTAATGAAAAAGTTTTAAAAGAATGCGAAAATGAGTTTTACTTAGATAGTATTTGCGTGGATGAAAAAGCAAGAGGAAAAGGCATTGCTAAGAAATTAATCGAATATGCTTTTAATGAAGCTTTAAAAAACGACAAAAAGCTTTCATTGATTGTGGAGGATGAAAATATAAATGCAAAAATACTTTATGAAAAAATGGGTTTTAAATTTATAAAAAATAAAATTTTTCATTCTCATAAATACGAATACAGAGAAAAAGGAGAATAA
- a CDS encoding YebC/PmpR family DNA-binding transcriptional regulator — translation MGRAFEYRRASKEARWDKMSKLFPKLAKAIQVAAKEGGVDPDMNPKLRSAIATAKANNMPKDNIDAAIKRASGKDSADIKNIHYEGKAAHGALIIVECMSDNPTRTVANVKAIFSKNGGEILQNGSLTFMFSHKAVFHLEKYDGDLEELELELIDAGLEELEQNDEELLIIGDYTAFGELSNAIEKKGLVLKKAGLEYLANNPVSFNEEQLQDIEKLLDKLEDDDDVQAVYTNIE, via the coding sequence ATGGGAAGAGCGTTTGAATACCGCAGAGCCTCTAAAGAAGCAAGATGGGATAAAATGAGTAAACTTTTTCCAAAGCTTGCAAAGGCTATACAAGTAGCAGCAAAAGAAGGTGGGGTTGATCCTGATATGAATCCAAAACTTCGTAGTGCCATAGCTACTGCAAAAGCTAATAATATGCCAAAAGACAATATCGATGCAGCTATTAAAAGAGCAAGTGGTAAAGATAGTGCTGATATTAAAAATATCCACTATGAAGGCAAAGCAGCACATGGGGCCTTAATTATCGTAGAATGTATGAGCGATAATCCTACACGCACAGTGGCTAATGTAAAAGCAATTTTTAGCAAAAATGGTGGAGAAATTTTACAAAATGGCTCTTTAACTTTTATGTTTTCACACAAGGCTGTTTTTCATCTTGAAAAATACGATGGAGATTTAGAAGAACTTGAACTTGAACTCATTGATGCAGGACTTGAAGAACTTGAGCAAAATGATGAAGAATTGCTAATTATAGGGGATTACACTGCTTTTGGTGAGCTTAGTAATGCCATAGAAAAAAAAGGTTTGGTGCTTAAAAAAGCAGGACTTGAATACCTTGCAAACAATCCTGTAAGCTTTAATGAAGAACAACTTCAAGATATTGAAAAATTGCTTGATAAATTAGAAGATGATGATGATGTTCAAGCAGTTTATACCAATATAGAATAG